From the genome of Leishmania panamensis strain MHOM/PA/94/PSC-1 chromosome 4 sequence, one region includes:
- a CDS encoding hypothetical protein (TriTrypDB/GeneDB-style sysID: LpmP.04.0260), with protein sequence MRSSRKLCTLPNVRTVAATGWRYHRHGVPEKVLQYERYRVPFNRTSGQVVVKMLAAPVHRHDKNLIEGHGGPIETPKVCLPHVAGVEGVGVVEEVGSNAKLALKEGDMVWINNPSVGSWATHIVTDAENLDVVPCRADVDIEYLASLSLFHTAYHLTHDFVNIQPNDVVLQTGASSSIAQICQGYLRAKGAKLFQTMQLGRTEHAHLLAFFKLRGAFAVVPYNYARTNYMRRLLSDVPPPKLLLNHTCGGYGSNLVNLLGDNGVCVTYGNTSHQPMQISNMDVIARGIQFKGFFLPNWIQRHTREARMRVHQNVVESMTITQGHGIFRAQRFKMDGDSAFAFSNAWDAPLASRKAVLRMVGEYGEWRRPRSDQAGWNIGRAVWEDMLQQMWESAGTTENPQSMKYYTPFDDIHASFYDAAQSKEMGHRDVFFRRPNAPRHNAAEQQQQQQQQQQ encoded by the coding sequence ATGCGCAGTTCACGGAAGCTGTGCACCCTGCCCAATGTCCGAACTGTCGCGGCAACGGGCTGGCGCTATCACCGCCACGGGGTGCCAGAGAAAGTGCTGCAGTATGAGCGGTATCGCGTCCCCTTCAACCGCACGAGTgggcaggtggtggtgaagatGTTGGCGGCACCAGTCCACCGGCATGACAAGAATCTTATCGAAGGTCACGGGGGGCCCATTGAGACCCCAAAGGTGTGTCTGCCACATGTCGCCGGCGTTGAGGGCGTCGGCGTGGTCGAGGAGGTCGGCTCCAACGCGAAGCTAgcgctgaaggagggggaTATGGTGTGGATCAACAACCCCAGTGTTGGGAGCTGGGCAACGCACATCGTCACGGACGCCGAGAACCTCGATGTAGTGCCGTGCCGTGCTGATGTGGACATCGAGTACCTTGCTTCGCTGTCCCTTTTCCATACGGCGTACCACCTCACGCACGACTTCGTGAACATTCAGCCGAACGACGTGGTGCTCCAGAccggcgcctcctcgtctATCGCACAGATCTGCCAAGGCTACCTGCGCGCCAAGGGTGCGAAGCTCTTTCAAACGATGCAACTGGGTCGCACAGAACACGCCCACCTGCTGGCTTTCTTCAAGCTGCGCGGCGCCTTTGCGGTCGTGCCGTACAACTATGCACGGACGAACTACATgcgtcgccttctctccgatgtgccgccgccgaagctgctgctgaaccaCACCTGTGGCGGGTACGGCTCGAACCTCGTCAACCTACTTGGCGAcaacggtgtgtgtgtcacgtATGGCAACACGAGTCATCAACCGATGCAGATCTCCAACATGGACGTGATTGCGCGTGGCATTCAGTTCAAAGGCTTCTTCCTGCCGAACTGGATTCAgcggcacacgcgcgagGCTCGCATGCGGGTGCACCAGAACGTGGTAGAGAGCATGACCATCACGCAGGGTCATGGCATCTTCCGCGCACAGCGGTTCAAGATGGACGGCGACTCAGCGTTCGCCTTCAGCAACGCCTGGGACGCCCCACTCGCCTCGCGCAAAGCAGTGCTGCGCATGGTTGGCGAGTACGGTGAGTGGCGCCGCCCGCGCTCGGATCAGGCGGGGTGGAACATCGGGCGGGCCGTCTGGGAGGACATGCTACAGCAGATGTGGGAATCCGCCGGCACAACCGAGAACCCGCAGTCGATGAAGTACTACACGCCGTTTGACGACATCCACGCATCCTTCTACGACGCGGCGCAGTCAAAGGAGATGGGGCACCGCGACGTCTTCTTCCGTCGACCCAACGCGCCGCGCCACAACgccgcggagcagcagcagcagcagcagcaacaacaacaatag
- a CDS encoding hypothetical protein (TriTrypDB/GeneDB-style sysID: LpmP.04.0270): MSTKGALCTAYRHQATDQFHRFLHHPHVVQPDGVDGLPRVKGDQQQWLNTEQWHGYSETYLKRHMQYPATVELSNPAVNARHDLLYECLGLVYELYGGLAEDLQELHDDPLHPQFHRRISRIKCDRERIAAELDKRYAELHPTVKTVYDAFLVRRYYHLADWIVHVERKRERLINDLSPDLMEKIMRMRGLAEQYLRHLRVLERALYDDPIMGLLEGDRDTNALDQYTPGELGILRQKAAYFRKMRRFGANQLDADTHTH; this comes from the coding sequence ATGAGCACAAAGGGCGCACTCTGCACGGCCTACCGTCATCAAGCCACGGACCAGTTCCATCGATTCCTGCACCACCCGCATGTGGTCCAACCGGACGGAGTCGATGGGCTACCACGCGTCAAGGGCgatcagcagcagtggctcaACACAGAGCAGTGGCATGGGTACAGCGAGACATATTTGAAGCGGCACATGCAGTACCCGGCCACCGTCGAACTCAGCAACCCAGCCGTCAATGCACGCCACGACCTCCTCTACGAATGTCTAGGACTCGTGTACGAGCTATACGGTGGCCTCGCCGAGgacctgcaggagctgcacgaTGACCCCCTGCACCCGCAGTTCCACCGGCGCATCTCCCGGATCAAGTGCGACCGcgagcgcatcgccgccgagCTTGACAAGCGCTACGCTGAACTGCATCCCACAGTGAAGACGGTGTACGACGCTTTTCTCGTCCGTCGCTACTACCACCTTGCTGACTGGATCGTGCATGTTGAGCGGAAGCGTGAGCGCCTCATCAATGACCTCAGCCCCGATTTGATGGAAAAGATCATGAGGATGCGTGGACTCGCAGAACAGTATCTGAGGCATCTGCGCGTCCTCGAGCGCGCACTTTATGACGATCCTATTATGGGTCTCCTCGAGGGTGATCGAGACACGAATGCCCTCGATCAGTATACGCCTGGCGAGCTCGGGATTCTGAGGCAGAAGGCTGCCTACTTCCGCAAGATGCGTCGCTTTGGCGCGAATCAGCTCGACGccgatacacacacgcactga
- a CDS encoding beta-fructofuranosidase, putative (TriTrypDB/GeneDB-style sysID: LpmP.04.0280) has protein sequence MTAALVRRRVILLLVAVAMIAAAAVAMDGVPYEPIYHIRPPKNWINDPNGPYRDPVTGKIHLYMQYNPNGPLWGDIAWYHVTSEDYVKWTRPESPVAMWADRWYDRWGVYSGTMMNNNYSEPVIVYTCTEPENIQRQCIANPPKSDLHGKRTLDTLVKSPLNAIMSEDMIPGLVALENFRDPTEWWLDPTHPNRWLIGFVARIKDSEGDNAHVILFSTEDPSFQSGYSFSHSLYTYKYDLDRMFECPDFFTLTQGGEHYLKLSTMPSHRDYFVYGAYQADPVTGKYIFVEDPERSFTFVDYGPLYASKTFYDPILNRRTMWGWTMDELSDTQVRANGWSGVQNMLRTVVYDTVEQKIKTQPVPETKGLRLHKLVDMKGIAVTQTPTQIVASNTNNTLYHEIIARFTLADPATFAADATYADDSEVPEVGVMVRANASLGQYTTVSVRMPTGGPSPSESTQQLETYPAIKVFSTPTAASCSAECNKMRLCESYTFRESDKNCTMYWKTNPMGTSADATSGTVREPLLYLGRTQSGTIGNTAPLHGRAPFATATPNGFELHIFVDDSVLEVFKDEGLETLTGRLYIDNGADTTGVAVYARNAGTVTVDIEVYTMDTIWKAPTPNAARNFTNSLYNLLDTLIDV, from the coding sequence ATGACCGCTGCCTTGGTGCGCCGCAGGGTCATCCTGCTCCTCGTGGCCGTGGCCAtgatcgccgccgccgccgtcgccatggACGGCGTGCCGTACGAGCCCATCTACCACATCCGCCCGCCGAAGAACTGGATCAACGACCCCAACGGCCCCTACCGCGACCCCGTCACCGGCAAGATTCACCTGTACATGCAGTACAACCCCAACGGCCCGCTGTGGGGTGACATCGCCTGGTACCACGTCACGTCGGAGGACTACGTCAAGTGGACGCGTCCTGAGTCGCCGGTTGCCATGTGGGCCGACAGGTGGTACGACCGGTGGGGCGTCTACTCCGGCACCATGATGAACAACAACTATAGCGAGCCGGTCATTGTGTACACCTGCACGGAGCCGGAGAACATCCAGCGTCAGTGCATCGCCAACCCGCCCAAGTCGGACCTGCACGGCAAGCGCACCCTCGACACCCTCGTCAAGAGCCCGCTCAATGCCATCATGTCGGAGGACATGATCCCTGGCCTCGTTGCTTTGGAGAACTTCCGCGACCCCACGGAGTGGTGGCTGGACCCCACGCACCCGAATCGCTGGCTCATCGGCTTTGTGGCCCGCATCAAGGACAGCGAGGGCGACAACGCGCACGtcatcctcttctccaccgaGGACCCAAGCTTCCAGAGCGGGTACAGCTTCTCCCACAGTCTCTACACCTACAAGTACGACCTGGACCGAATGTTTGAGTGCCCCGACTTCTTCACGCTGACCCAGGGTGGCGAGCACTACCTCAAGCTCTCCACCATGCCCTCGCACCGCGACTACTTCGTCTACGGCGCCTATCAGGCTGACCCGGTAACCGGCAAGTACATCTTCGTCGAGGACCCCGAGCGCAGCTTCACCTTCGTCGACTACGGCCCGCTCTACGCCTCCAAGACGTTCTACGACCCCATTCTCAACCGCCGCACCATGTGGGGCTGGACCATGGATGAGCTGAGCGACACGCAGGTCCGCGCCAACGGCTGGTCCGGCGTGCAGAACATGCTGCGCACGGTAGTGTACGACACCGTCGAACAGAAGATCAAGACGCAGCCGGTGCCAGAGACCAAGGGCCTGCGCCTCCACAAGCTCGTCGACATGAAGGGCATTGCCGTCACCCAGACCCCAACGCAGATCGTCGCCAGCAACACCAACAACACGCTCTACCACGAGATCATCGCCCGCTTCACTCTAGCCGACCCCgccaccttcgccgccgacgccaccTACGCCGACGACAGCGAGGTGCCAGAGGTGGGCGTAATGGTCCGTGCCAACGCGAGCCTCGGGCAGTACACCACCGTCTCCGTCCGCATGCCCACCGGCGGCCCCAGCCCCTCGGAGAGCACCCAGCAGCTGGAGACGTACCCCGCGATCAAGGTCTTCTCTACCCCCACagccgccagctgcagcgccgagTGCAACAAgatgcgcctgtgcgagTCCTACACCTTCAGGGAGAGCGACAAGAACTGCACGATGTACTGGAAGACCAACCCCATGGGCACCAGTGCCGATgccaccagcggcaccgtgcgcgagccgctgctgtacCTTGGCCGCACCCAGTCCGGCACCATCGGCAACACTGCGCCCCTGCACGGCCGCGCGcccttcgccaccgccacacccAACGGCTTCGAGCTTCACATCTTCGTCGACGACAGCGTGCTGGAGGTCTTCAAGGACGAGGGCCTCGAGACCCTCACCGGCCGCCTCTACATCGACAACGGTGCCGACACCACCGGCGTCGCCGTCTACGCGCGCAATGCCGGCACCGTCACCGTCGACATCGAGGTCTACACGATGGACACCATCTGGAAGGCGCCCACGCCCAACGCCGCCAGGAACTTCACCAATTCGCTCTACAACCTGCTCGACACGCTCATCGATGTCTAG
- a CDS encoding mitochondrial exoribonuclease DSS-1, putative (TriTrypDB/GeneDB-style sysID: LpmP.04.0290), which produces MFVRVLNTAAVGTPTGGALAALQRRGAASKKASATLSSSAQASNHTVQSSSSTGPCTIIANAAAQFSGTHLDVAWTRQFVLGSLLQRYDPLRYAPSSTTARVVESALLESQRLLSSIWKLPVRPLDTVSETRILRLLARYAAGEGILSDTALEILQRVLVRLPGAPKCISDPVHMRTLLELIGYVEPGDNLNRVAYAGELHYPPQAHAFMAELLVEGRQRDGGDAFDAIRERRAGPGYAIDSATTSEVDDAIGVCVDAATGAKYFVVYVSDATVYCPFDSTLEQLTARRLTTTTYLPEGVFFMLPKPIVEAATLREDRPCRTFNVVFQIDETTGEVKNYSVAVGWLDQLRRITYDQLQEMISKEEDREVPTEGSGPTVMGVGHVKDAPSSSPLLTECIDSAHPPPTWMTREDKDNLFYIMHCARLRLRTRLERQQRQQRQCGPGSKDGGGEVAAPPPVDFSLPDPLIKVKGTEVLSVSDQVISTQDARLAVAELMIAANEVCSRIAQANHITVPFRGTRALSSDHLVARYYTEPEGVQTLTSLDASHIFLAEAMQSSVRRLSTVTRAIYHHVPLHHTGLDTTFYTHSTSPLRRYPDMLVHHQLKTWLWQQRRGGGSSGKARAVSTSAAPQEFIPEYAMASLCAMISTKQERASLLQDSSTRFWILRYLEHLERASADAAAAATRDGSNGDSPHKRSYVCLVGETRRVVAAPAYTRFACSSAELSQLLSLPLASASTTSSTVRRPASLQVDAVARWRQETPEFTYISDVYIPEVQLAHTIAHHLDSVRVGAVLECHIARVQPTQGLLELVIDRVLPGGDERHYERLWMGGFVSQLDA; this is translated from the coding sequence ATGTTCGTACGTGTCCTCAACACCGCGGCGGTAGGAACGCCAACCGGCGGCGCGctggcagcactgcagcgccgcggcgccgcgtcaAAGAAGGCGTCAGCAACTCTGAGCAGCTCTGCGCAAGCATCGAATCACACGGTCCAGTCGTCTTCGTCGACGGGGCCGTGCACTATCATCGCGAACGCCGCAGCGCAGTTCAGCGGCACCCACCTAGACGTTGCCTGGACGCGGCAGTTCGTCCTTggctctctgctgcagcgctatGACCCTCTGCGATACGCACCGTCCTCGACCACCGCGCGGGTGGTCGAGTCGGCCTTGTTGGAGTCGCAGCGACTCCTTAGCTCAATCTGGAAGCTACCGGTGCGACCCCTTGACACCGTGAGTGAGACACGCATCCTTCGGCTACTGGCCCGCTACGCTGCCGGCGAAGGTATCCTCTCCGACACGGCTCTAGAGATTCTGCAACGGGTCTTGGTACGCCTCCCTGGTGCCCCGAAGTGCATCTCCGACCCCGTTCACATGCGCACTCTGCTGGAACTCATCGGGTACGTTGAGCCTGGCGACAATCTCAACCGGGTCGCGTACGCTGGGGAGCTGCACTACCCTCCGCAAGCACACGCCTTCATGGCGGAGTTGCTAGTAGAGGGCCGAcagcgcgacggcggcgacgccttCGATGCCATACGCGAGCGCCGAGCGGGGCCGGGGTACGCCATCGACTCCGCCACAACGAGCGAGGTCGACGATGCCATCGGCGTCTGCGTGGATGCGGCAACGGGTGCGAAGTACTTTGTCGTATACGTCTCCGATGCAACCGTTTACTGCCCCTTTGACAGCACCCTCGAGCAGTTGACAGCACGGCGGCTTACGACCACCACCTACCTGCCGGAGGGCGTCTTCTTCATGCTCCCAAAGCCTATCGTCGAGGCCGCCACGTTGCGCGAGGACCGTCCGTGTCGCACGTTCAATGTCGTCTTCCAGATCGATGAGACCACCGGTGAAGTGAAGAACTACTCAGTCGCCGTGGGATGGTTGGAtcagctgcggcgcatcACATACGATCAGCTACAGGAAATGATCAGCAAGGAGGAAGACAGGGAGGTGCCCACGGAAGGCAGCGGCCCCACCGTCATGGGGGTTGGACACGTCAAGGACGCGCCGTCCTCGTCACCTCTCTTGACTGAGTGCATCGACAGCGCGCATCCCCCGCCGACATGGATGACGCGTGAAGACAAGGACAACCTCTTTTACATTATGCACTGCGCACGTCTTCGGCTGCGCACTCGACtagagcggcagcagcgacagcaacgccAGTGCGGGCCCGGGAGCAAGGAcggtggaggggaggtggcggcgccgccaccggtggACTTCAGCCTGCCCGACCCCCTCATTAAAGTCAAGGGCACCGAGGTACTCTCCGTCAGTGATCAGGTCATCTCCACCCAAGACGCTCGCCTCGCTGTGGCGGAGCTGATGATCGCCGCCAACGAGGTGTGCTCACGCATTGCACAGGCTAACCACATTACAGTGCCGTTCCGCGGCACTCGTGCCCTCTCCAGCGATCATCTCGTGGCGCGCTACTACACAGAGCCTGAAGGTGTGCAGACACTAACGTCGCTGGACGCCTCGCACATCTTCCTGGCCGAAGCCATGCAGTCCTCCGTGCGTCGTCTCAGCACTGTGACACGCGCCATCTACCATCACGTCCCTCTGCACCACACTGGGCTCGACACAACCTTCTACACCCACAGCACAAGTCCACTGCGTCGATATCCCGACATGCTCGTACACCATCAGCTCAAGACGTGGCtttggcagcagcgccgcggtggcggcagtagTGGTAAGGCCCGCGCTGTCTCCACTTCCGCCGCACCTCAGGAGTTCATCCCCGAGTACGCCAtggcctctctctgcgcgaTGATCAGCACGAAGCAGGAGCGCGCCAGTCTCCTGCaagacagcagcacgcgcttTTGGATTTTGCGATACCTCGAGCACTTGGAGCGTGCCTcggccgacgctgctgctgctgctactcgTGACGGTAGTAATGGCGACTCGCCTCACAAGAGGAGCTACGTGTGCTTGGTCGGTGAGACACGCcgtgtggtggcggcgccagcgtACACCCGCTTCGCGTGCTCCTCAGCGGAactgtcgcagctgctgtcccTACCACTGGCCTCAGCATCCACCACCTCGAGTACAGTGCGGCGCCCGGCATCACTGCAGGTAGACGCTGTTGCCCGTTGGCGGCAGGAGACTCCTGAATTCACCTACATCTCTGATGTGTACATCCCTgaggtgcagctggcgcacacAATCGCCCACCACCTCGACAGCGTCCGTGTCGGGGCTGTGCTGGAATGCCACATCGCTCGAGTGCAACCTACACAAGGGCTGTTGGAGCTGGTGATTGACCGTGTCTTACCCGGCGGTGATGAACGGCACTACGAGCGCCTCTGGATGGGGGGCTTTGTGTCTCAGCTTGATGCGTAG
- a CDS encoding ADP-ribosylation factor, putative (TriTrypDB/GeneDB-style sysID: LpmP.04.0300), with amino-acid sequence MGQLFAGLWGLFKGNKSYKLLILGLNNAGKTSILYHLQLGHSIATQPTLGGNTETLTITHPQTNNSITFTCWDLGGQEQLRASWKLYYDHTDAIVFVLDAADAGRFQQAKEVLHQLLHCEPSLQHSTLLVLANKQDLESAAAPAELIEYLELGKLKDRTWTLMGCSTSTGESLRVAMNWIAENV; translated from the coding sequence ATGGGACAACTCTTCGCCGGCCTGTGGGGCCTGTTCAAGGGAAACAAATCCTACAAGCTGCTCATCCTTGGCCTGAACAACGCCGGTAAGACATCCATCCTATACCACCTGCAGCTGGGTCACTCTATTGCCACCCAGCCCACCCTCGGCGGCAACACGGAAACGCTCACCATCACGCACCCGCAGACAAACAACTCCATCACCTTCACCTGTTGGGACTTGGGTGGACAGGAGCAGCTGAGAGCGTCGTGGAAGCTCTACTACGACCATACCGACGCCATTGTGTTCGTTCTCGATGCCGCGGACGCCGGGCGGTTCCAACAGGCGAAAGAGGTTCTGCACCAACTTCTGCACTGTGAACCATCGCTGCAGCACTCCACTCTTCTCGTGCTGGCAAACAAGCAGGACTTGGAgtctgcagctgccccaGCCGAGCTAATCGAGTACTTGGAACTTGGGAAGCTGAAGGATCGGACGTGGACGCTCatgggctgcagcacctccaccggtGAGTCGCTGCGCGTGGCCATGAACTGGATCGCCGAGAACGTCTAA